AGACTACTGGCAATTTTGCCCTATTCCATTGCATATTCCATCATGCCCATAAACGCCAGGGTGCTTGCAGTCTCCCCTCAATGCCCCGTAGCACACCGCATGATCCCCGACGCAGGGTGCAGAGAGACCCAGCCGTGCGCACTGGAGTTACTAGGTCTAATGACGAACAAAAAATACGACACCTGGTCCTGAGGTCTGGTTcctgcaggaggttggggtgtatTTGCAACAGGGGGACAGACATCTGCTTCCTCTGCCACAAGCCCATTCCTTCTGGGTGGCACCCACACGGTGGGCTCTGGCATGTGGAACACGCTTCTCCCCAGCCCCTAAGGGCAGCTTTGGGTGGGATGCTAGAACCATGGCGTCGGGAGGTTAGGTCGCTGTGCCATGGGGGCCGTGACATCGAATTGCCCTCCGCTAGGCCCAGCAGGGCACAAGCAGGAAGGTGGCAGGTCCCTCCCTCTGAGGCGTGAGGGCCGTGCAGAGCCCAGCACGCCCCTGGGACGTTTCAGCGAGCAGGGTGGCGGGTGGGGGACGGAGCCTTCCCGGGTAGCCTGCAGAAGGGAGCGTTCTGAGAACCATGCAGGGGCTGGCCCAGGAGACGCGCTTCCTCTTTGGGAAGGCTGGAGAACACCAGCTCCTGGGTGAGCAGCGTGGACAGGGCAGTGGCTAGGGAGGgggcaaggctctgtggttaaGACACCGGCCTGGGGCTCAGGAgctctgggttcaaatcctgcctctGCCATGGACTCCCTGCATGACCCCGGGCCAGATCCTTCATCTCTCTGTGTGGCAGGAGCCCTGCTGTACAATGGCAGGaaccgccctgccctgcctcgcAGGGGCGTGTGAGGGGAAGTCCATTAGTGATTGTGCAGCACTCAGACACAGCTGTGTAAGCAGCTACGCTAGACGGGCACAGACTCCTGGCCCGCTCAAGGGAGGTTTCTGTAAAcgcagcccctctctctctctcccccagatgACTTTCCTGGACCTGCTGCCGCAGGAGGACATGATCCTGATTGTCCGCTTTTACCACTGGCCCAGTGGAGGGGTGGCCACCACCCCGTGGGACCAGGGGTCaggcaggcagcagctgctgctgggaactGACGCGTGGTTGGCTGCCTGGGCCGTCCTCAGACTGACCAAGCCTGCTGGATCTGGTAAGCCGTCGGTGCATATGGCGTCCCAGCCAGCCTGAGGCTTGGGGGCTCCGTTCCCAGCGAGAGACGGTGACGTTAGTTTCTTTACATCTTCTCCTTGCAGATGTGGTGAGGAAAGGGGGCCTAGGAGCAGTGACCTGGAACACGGGGCCCCATGATCTGACCCTGTATCATGGCCCTGTGCCTCCTGCCCATACGCTCTCAGTCCTGGTAAGTCTGTCCCCGTCACTGGGCCAACAGAAGCCGACGTGATGGCCCTGGGGTTAACCCCACTGGAGGGTAATAATGGGACACGCAAGGCAGGCAGCTGAGGGCCCGAGCCTGCTGTCCTAattctggcaaaactcccattgacttgcctgagtaaggactgcatgAGCAGGGCCTGTGTGAACAGTGGCAGTCTACAGGGGAGCTATAAAGTGATGTCTATGGGACCTCCATGGGCAATGCACGTTCTGCACCACCACGCTGGTTCCTGCCGTGGGAAAGCACAGCAGGTGTGCGGAGGCTTTCGCCTGGCACAAAAATGTTCCCTCCTTGATtccctgattattttttttctcattatgTTGTTGATCCGAATCCAGGCCCCTTGAACAGGCAGTTCTAAGCGCCGTTAATTAATGCATTTCTCCAGTTTTCCATTCCATCCCGTTCAGGGTTGAAATTTGCCAGGAGAACAAAGTTTCCAGGTTGTTCCCTGGTTGCTGTTGGGGAGCAAACACTATGGCATGGAAACAAACGTAGGAATGTCTTTTTGGGCTGCAGTCCTTGGCAGGGCAGGCTTGGCAATGCTGCTCCCAGCTCTTCCGAGGGCAGCAGCACGGAGGTGTTGCAATACCTTGAGTTACAGCATCACCTTTTGGCATTTTGGAGGGTTAGTTAAGCAGGGAGTTGAGAGAACAGGAACAGTGCTGGAAATACGGCCTGGAAGTTTATTTCTTTATGATGTCCTGGATTTCTGTCTCCAGCCCTGGTTGACCCTCATAAGATTCCATTATCCCCCACTCACTGGGGGCCTGTTACCGTGTCACCCGGATGTGGGAAAGCTCATGGTCTGACTGGCTGGGCCTGAGTCTGTGCAAACGTAGGAAGGTTTGCGCCGGGCTCTGATGGCGAGAGGAGGGGTGTTTTGCCCAGGGCTAGTCCCACGGCAGGGGCTCAGGACCTGGCTCGGCGTGTTTGTGGAAGGAGCTAGCGGAAGAGTGGCTGGAGGGCTCCTGTTcacgtcccagccagggctgtgatGAAGGCACATCCTGATCCCCTTGCTCAGCACCAGCACAGACCCCTCCTCTCAGGGCACAGCCAGCATCGCACCCTGACTGatgtcccgtccccccccgccctgccttgTCTCCGTGGGTGCGGCACGGTGCCCGTCTCAGCCCGAGGAGCGGCAGCACAAGAGCTTCGAGCCATACGGCAGTGCCAGCATCAGGCTGCACCTGTTCAGCGACCAGAAGCCGGAGCAGCCTTTCCCCCCCGAGTCGCCAGTCCCTCTCAGCCAGCCGCGGGACTGGCCCTGGGTGAGTGCCCCCGTGCCCAGGCCCTGGGATCTCCAAGCAAAGCAGGAGGGCTGAGGCTCCTGCCCACAGAGGGGTTCAAGGCAGAGCCAGGCCAGGGAGACAGGCAGAGTCTTGCCCTTGGCATGATTGCTGGGTTAGACGTCTCTCTCGTGACCTGGTCTGAGACTCCCACGTTCTGCGtgtgtcactgccgcacccccagTCCGCTGAGCGGGGGAGAGACCACTGGGGGCTCAGCACGTGGCAGCCTTCAGCCCACTGGCTTCTGATACGCCTCCGGACTTGGGCTTCCTCCTTTTCCCAAGGGCTTGGCTCTGAGTGCGAGGCGCTTTCAGCCCCGATCCAGCAACCCCCCCGGCACGTCGCGGGGGTAGGCAGACGCACTGGGAATGGAGCATTCACTTGTGAACAGGGCTGGCCTGCTTGGATCTGCATCGGAGCCAGCAtgctcagccctgggtggggCGTCCCTCTGTCCTGACTCTGGGGGTCCCGTCAGTTCAGCCAGGGGAGGAGTGAAGTGGCTTCGTGTCCCCCTCTCCCGTGTGGGCCAGCGCAGCCTTCACTACAGTGCCTCATGATGCTGCCCGTGTTTCACTTCGTGTAGTGCCCACGCACAGGAGATGTGGGGCTTGTTAGGTTCACTGAGCTCAGAGCATCCCCACCTGTCCTCATAGAACCACGGACCCAGAAGGATCGTCTCGTCTAACCTCCCACCAAGAGGCAGGGTCTTGTAATCAGCAGCGACGGCCCCATCTCATTCCCTGCCCGAAGAACGGGACCCACCCCCACGCCCCAGCTGGTGACCGACAGGGCTCTGCAATGAGATCCGGTGATGTCTTTGCAGGCAGCGTTCATCCATCACATCAGGGAGATGCCCGCCTCGGAGCCCTTCAGCGCCGCAGACGGCTTCGACCTGTACATCGACGGGGCCCGGTTCCTGCCCGATGCCGTCACCGTCACTAGGGTCACTGGCCGGATCTTTGACAGCAGCTACCACCAGTAAGGAGGAGTGATTCACGGGCTGTTACCAGGAGGGCGAGGCTTCCTCTTCTCTCTCAATATGTCATCTAGAGCTGTTGGGTCCAGCTTGTCTAACCGGTGCAAGATGGATCTAAGGGTTGAAGTGATCCTAGTGCAGCATGTCGAGACCCCCCGCAGTCTGAGCTCGGAGAACAGTGGAACGGCCCCAGACTTCTCTCCCGGGAGACACTGATCTTTGGTTTATGTTCTCTTCCCTGCCTTTTCCTTTCAGAATCGGGCCAGACATTTCCACCGGCATTGATTTGAGCAGCAATATCTTCGAGCCACTCTACAGCTATAGCGTGGAGATCCGGAATCCAGCAGTGCCGCCTTCCGCTACGCTCTTGCTAAAGGTCTGTGCTGCGCCCGGGGAGATGACAAgccattgctgtgtggggcgggaGAGGGGAGCTGCTCTTCCCCTGCGAGTAACGGGACTGTAATGAGTTTGTGAGGTGTCAACTGCAAGGTGCTGGCCCAGCTGTGTCTAAATGCAGGTGCAGGGTCTCCCCTGGGGAGCTCTGACTTGACACCGAGTTGCCTTTGATTCTTACAGCTCTACTCCCTGGATCGGTTCAGTTCCAAGCTCGTCCTAATTGGctgggcagctctcaatctcttTGTGGAATCTGGGACgcacagagcccctgctgcagATTCCCAGGGGATCCAGGTGAGCCCCCCCCATGCTTTGGGGACAGGGCagtgggctctggggcagggcaggtggcgGGGGCTGGGAAAGTACCCCATACTCTGTGGTGAGGGGATCTGGGTGATCTCCCCTGTGCTCTGTGGCGGGGGGGATCCGGGCAAGTTCCCCCGTGCTCTGGGGCGGGGTGAGCGGGGGGGGATCTGGCCGAGCTCCCccgtgctctggggtggggcgaggcAGGGAGAGCTCCCCtgtgctctggggcggggcgagGCGGCGGGGGATCTGGGCGAGCTCCCCcgtgctctggggcggggcgagGCAGGGGATCCGGGCGAGCTCCCCCGTGCTCTGGGGCGGGCGAGGCGTGGGGATCGGGCAGCTCCccgtgctctggggcagggcgaggCGGCGGGGGATCCGGGCGAGCTCCCccgtgctctggggcagggcgaggCGGCGGGGGATCCGGGCGAGCTCCCccgtgctctggggcagggcgaggcggggggggggatccAGGCGAGCTCCCCcgtgctctggggcggggcgaggcagagggaggggatcaggggctTCCCAGGCCAAGGCTGGAGATCAGCTGTAGGCTTGGAACGTGCTTAGGAGGCAGCTCGTCCCTGCCCAGCAGGGTCTGTCCAGGAAAGTGTTGGGGGCAGCCGTGGGTTCGCAGAGCGATTCCTGCCCCTCCGGAGGGGGAAGCTGTGGCTAGCAGTGGAGAGTGGATCGAGTGACCTGTAGCTTTTGCTTTGATTAGGTCTCTCTGAACGAGGGGGCCCACCAGCTTCGCCTGTACCACAGTGGCCCTGCCACGGACCAGCCCTTCTCTGTCGGTGCCCTCACCTCCGCAGGACGGTAACCCCTCGCACCCGGCTCCCGGCCGGCTCACTCCCCTCTTGTGTGTGTCTTGCCTCTGTAACGTCCCGCGCTTTGCTGTGGACTGTGCAGCCTCTCACCCCTGTgccgctcctctccccacaggTACGTCCCATGTGCCAGCCTGCTAGTCAGGCTGCTCAAAGCCCCCGTGGACTCCAGCCATCAAACCCTGCAGAGAAGCCTGGCTCCCCAGGCGGACTGGGTCAGACTCGGCCTCTTCCAGCCCAGGCCTGACTATTCAGACGGGGTCTATTATTCAGACTCGGTCGTGCCCACCGCCGGAGAGAGGTGCCTCTACAGCGCCATGGGCAACAGGTGAGCTGGTGCCGGGGGCCTGAGAAAAATTAGCTTTTCTTCTTTGGGCTTAATCGTGTGGGTGAATTTGCTGCCCCTGAAAGGACAGGGACAGCAGGGGCACCGGCATAGCATTGCTAGCACTGTGTGCCACCAGCTCGAATGCAAGAAGgtgccccacctgctgctctgccagtgcccctcaatcctgatctgcagcccctgctaccctgggctcccccactcaGCTCCACCAAGGCATCTCAGGCCTGACCCGCAGCCTCCCCTCCGTTATTTCAGTCCTGAGACGCTCCCACCAGCTCTCCCGGTCTGTTGTGGACCTGCAGCCCGCTACAGCTCAGCCAGTGCCTCGGTCCTGACCTACAGCGCCCTCTGCAGTTCCCGTCTCAGCAGACTGTATGTAATCTTTGGTCACCCCCATGGATGGTTCCAGCCAGGCAACGTCTGTCTCCCAGCGCTTCTCTCTGGGCCTGAGTGCGAGGTGCGGGGTGTGGCTTTGAGATGGATGGAGCACTTCTCTCTGCAGCCTTTCCTGACTTTATGCCTCTGTTCAGTGTCGTGGCTTCCTGTTCCCTCCCTGCTGTGCTCAGGTCTGCAGTGCTGGTTCGGGAGATTGTCCCTCAGCTTGCAGGAAACGAAGGCCTGGAGCTGAATGCAGATGAGGAGATCGCTGCTTGGATCAAAGAGAAACTGACCAGGATGACAGACAGCAGCCCTCAGCCTTTCAACCTTACCTATGTCTCTCGATACCTCCCTACGTACGGCATTAAGGTGAACAGCAAACGGGTAGAGTGAAATGTACTGACTAATGCCTGTGTGTGGGCCAGTCCTCTTCCGGGTGAAATAAGAAATACTTGGCTGTGTATCACTGACCCTATACTGCTCATGGATAGCAGAGACCTTCCTTTATCATAAAGGCCAGTGTCCTTGAGCAAGAGGGTCTGAGTTCTACCTCTACTGTTGCCGTGAAGTCCTAGCTGGCCACAGATTTGGAGCAATAGTacgtacagtagaacctcagagttacggacacctcggggatggaggttgttcgtaacccTGAACAAAACGTTCTGGTTGTTTCTAAAGTTTACAGCTGAagattgacttaatacagctttgaaactttaccatccagaaggaaaatgctgctttgaaccatcttaatttaaatgaaacaagcccaGAGAGAGTTTCCTTagcttgtcaaatcttttttttaaactttccccttattttttagtagtttactttttaacacagcactgtgctgtatTAGtcgtttggggggtggggtggttggtctctgctgctgcctgattgtgcacttccggttccaaatgagggtgTGGTCGATCGGTCAGTTTGTAGCTCTGGTGTTCGtgactctgaggttctgctgtggCTGTGACTTAAAAATATAGCACCTGAGGCAGCACTAAATGTTTCGCAGTCGGATGCCATCCCTCTGCGCTCCCCAGTTACTGCCTGAGTGGAAGGATTTGAGCCTCAGACAAACTGAGGAACTGGCCATGTATTTTCCTTATCCTGCAGCGGACCTACCAGTCCATCAGTAGACATTGCCCCATGCGAGTGCATTGATTTAGTGCTGCTACTTAGGGACACTCACTCTCCCATCCGAGTACTGACCTGGTTCTGCTTAGCTTGTGAGAGCTGCCAGAAGTGATCAGCCCTGTCTTTTGGATAAGATGTAAAACCAGCGTGCTGATCGCTTGGGAGAGTTAGAGCCCATGGCAATTTTGCAAGATGAGAGGGGTAAGCTGCCTGCCTGAATCCCCTGCAGGTCCAATTGCAAATCATAGTCTTAAATGATTGTATTGTGTCCTGGTGGACACTGGAATTGGGCTTATAAAGAGAGAGGTTGGTGCGGAGGTCAGGATTGTCTGGCAGGTGATTCAAGGAGCGTGTTTCTCAGTCAGAGAACAGCTGTTGGGCCCCACATAGGTAATGGAATGACTGTACTATTGGCTTGCTTCAATAATCTGATTGTTCTCCTGGCACCAGGGGAGAGTGTCCAAGACCACTGTCAGTGCAAAGGGTTTCGTCCCACACACTTGCTGCGTTTGTGTAGGTTCCCCATGGGGCTAGGATGGAGCTGGTCCCAGGTGATCCGCAGACACACACTGCACGCATCCTGCTTTGGGGCCCTGCCGCTTTCTAGAGAATTTAAGATTTTattctcaccaccaccacccaaaaaaaaaaaaaaaaggtttccaCCCTTTGTGGTTGCAAAGGAAAACAGGCCGGGGTTATCTGGCTGAGATGCAGAGACACGGAGTCTGGAAGCAGGAGTCAGAGGCGCACTGCCCTCACGTCAATGCTAAACTCTGCCAATGACTTAAAAAATGTCGGTCGTTAACTAGTCCACTTCTGGTCACTGTCGCAGAACCAGCCAACTGTTTTGGAATTGACAGTACAATTTGAGAGGCgtttccctttccctttcccccGTCAGACTCCTGGTTTTGTGGGGCAGTTCTGACCACCCATTCGTGGTGTGCAGCTGGTATTAGTCCATCCACCTACGGTCTCTGGATTACAAATGTCCCTGGCTGTTGATCTCTTTGCTCTTGGTTGTTCCAGTTTGCAGTGGATGGTGCCAAGAATCTACCCTGGTCTGGTTTGACAGTGGCTCATTTCTGCTTCAATCCCCCTGGGGCCTTTTATTTTGGGAGACCCTGGCTAAAATACGATCGTCCTGTCTTTGTGGAGGAGCTTGACCTTGACAGCTACCAGCGATGGCCTGTGTGGCTGGATGGATTCAAGGTAATGCTTTCTGCAGGTGCTTCTCATTTACATAGGAACATAAAGGAAGAAAATCGAGTGGGTTAAGATAGTTGGTTGTCCTGATGCGATGCATCTGATGAGGCTCTAAGCACACCTGCAACTCAACGTTAAAACGTTAAAACCCTGCCTTGCTCGCAGAGAGAACCTGGAGATATAGGCTTTGAAGGGCACCAGACTCGGGCCCTGTCAGACCAAGAGGCATGGTGTGAACTCCAAAGCAGGGTCAGAGGATCCTGATTTTGCAGATAGGACAAACGGAAGCTCAGCAGTCATGTAGTGAGTCAGAACCCAGGCTGCCAGCTGCTCAAGCCACTGGTCCATTAGGTTATGCattgaagtgttttgttttaaggAACAGAGCTTCCACCTCTGCCCATGAAATGGTCTCCAGTTTCTTGATCAGTTTCTCGTTTTCCACGGTTAATGTTTTCTTTCCTTCCAGTCCTTTCCCCAGAGGATTTACAATGAGTATCTAACGGTGATTATCCACCTGTACGAAGTCCTGGTGAACCCTGAGCCAGATGCTCCGGGCAAAGAGGCAGCCACCAGGCCTGTGCCGAGAGGAATCATGAGGAAAGCGGGCGAACGGCTGCGCTACGTCCTGGGGAGGGAAGCGTGGGCTGTTCTCCAAGTGTTCTCTAGTGGCTACTGCAACACTGATGTTTATCAGCTGCCTCTGTACCAGGGAGCTCCGAGCCAGGTACAGACCCGTTCTCATCAGGGATCCCCTTGGTGGTCAAATGCAGCTCTCCCGCGTGCCTTCACACTTTTCTGTGGCACCTTTGGGATGAAAAGTGCTGCACGGAGAGAAGgttcctttccccttcccttgCTAGTCAGGTCCCTTAGTACTCAGCATCGTCGTCTCAGGTGCCCTAGTCTTTAAGGATTATGATGTCATGTTTGCTACGGTAGCGCCCCAGGACCAGCCAAGAGCATTGTACGGACAAAGCAGCAGTcactgtcctgaagagcttacgcTCTAAGGATACATTTACACAGGGatgaaaaacccacagctggcagggtccctgcctcacagggccCCAAAGCTCGGGCACCCAAACGTCTACACAACAATTTTCCAGGCCAGCTGACCGGGGCCAGCTGTGGATTTTTATCCCGGTGTCGACatactccccttccccctccctgtgtTGGCTACTAGGGTAACACATATGCAGAGCAAACAGAGTGAGGGCAGCAAAGGGCATGTTAGTGCCACAGGGTTTTGGAGTGAGGGGCCAGGGGTTAATTTGGAGGagatcagctaaatggaaagagaCGTGACGGGAGAGGGACATTAAGTGAAGGGGACAGGGCAGGTGGGTCACGTGTGGGCGTGACACTGAGGTGAAATGcttctgagggatggagaaacagccgatcagcacagggcagagaaagtcccATCTCAGGAGTTCTCTGACTGGCAAAAGGTCCCatctttggctgcttctgcagctgctcctctCCACGGGACTCATCTTGTGCCGCCATTGGGGAGAacggtgggggtggggcgggaggcgACACATTGCAGTTGCTGTTGGGTGTGCAGACTAGTTCTTCAGCTAAGGGTGAGAATTGCTCGTGTTCCAACAGAACATTGTGATCTCCTTCTCCCAAGGAACGTGTGCCAGCGTTACGCAGGGGCTGGTGGACAGGAAAGCGGTGAGTAATCGTGCCGTGCCACTGCACTGTGTTTTTAATCACTGTGCAATAGTGAGACGAGTCTACGTGTTAAGGCTGGGATGAAAAATGACCTGTAAAAATGACTCCTCCTGACCCACCTCACTGCATGGTCAAATTCCCCTTGATGCCAATTGGGTCAGAACTAGGGCCTTAAAGGAGTCAAAATCTTGTTAGCCCTGCAGAGCTAATGGAGCTTCTTTTCTGCTTCAGGCCTCAGCACTGTCCTGTATGTGCCAGCTGCACAATACAACTGTTCCCCAGGGGACAGGCAGAACAGACCCATCTGTGCTCAGTTCAAGGTTGAATTTTGTAGCGCAGACAAGTAGAAAACTCATCTCTAGCCCTGTGGCAGGGTGACGACTCACcagtgcagcgcctcctgctggttgtcctgggaattagctcttccagcctctggagcgccctctgcaagccggtgtctcacctgctgctggtgcccgtgtccctcccagaccctggtgccctttacaTCAGGGTTCCGCCCCCTAGCAGCATCCCACAATCTGGGTCACTCCACCTAGGGgagcccccaaccctctatcctcCCCTAccgccagtcatcatctagcccccgttccctggggcGGACggcagtctataaaccactcatcatcggcaaggggggttggaccagctgccgctgcctatctctgggctgccccctgcaaccccagtaccctctTGGGGGGCCTTAACTCAGCCTGGGGCTTTgtgaggctggagctccccagctccctctgcccttccccagccctgctccaccctaggtaccctcctcggcttcccaggcagcccggtccttctctctctgaaagctagagagagagtcttagctcctggcccactgccttcctataagggccagctgggccctgattgagctggccacagctgcggctgctcccccaatcagcccagctttcccctgccacagccctctcccgggCCGCTGTTACCTCTCTTTCCTGGGTCTTGACACAAGCCCTCTAAAGTGAAATCATCCAGACTAAATGTGACCTCACCCATCctgcagagccctcaccctgagaCACGAGGATTCTTTTCAAACTGCTCGTGGTCTTGGAGGAATCAAAGGCCCATTAGCCCTTCCAGCTGGTTTTAGTTGTTTGAAATGTAAGAGGGTGCTGGGTGGATTGTAATGTATTACACTGGTTAGCACCTTTGgcaaagtgtaaaaaaaaaattatttcttcaGTAGCTCAGAAGCAGTTTCCCTTTAATCTGTCCTCCAACACTGAACTTTAGTCTGGTCTGATGTCTAGTGATGCGCCAATCTGTTTGCAAGTACAA
Above is a genomic segment from Mauremys reevesii isolate NIE-2019 linkage group 8, ASM1616193v1, whole genome shotgun sequence containing:
- the LOC120371031 gene encoding uncharacterized protein LOC120371031 yields the protein MQQSVIRPNPSRHGGAALRGGKLTEAQERRTQPQQGDPRNDDNAGKRLGFVIDRVKGAPLGDGVLRLTGYHQKTGQVISTRNAGMTCYTTPVRSNIKLGYFIFGEQEMTFLDLLPQEDMILIVRFYHWPSGGVATTPWDQGSGRQQLLLGTDAWLAAWAVLRLTKPAGSDVVRKGGLGAVTWNTGPHDLTLYHGPVPPAHTLSVLPEERQHKSFEPYGSASIRLHLFSDQKPEQPFPPESPVPLSQPRDWPWAAFIHHIREMPASEPFSAADGFDLYIDGARFLPDAVTVTRVTGRIFDSSYHQIGPDISTGIDLSSNIFEPLYSYSVEIRNPAVPPSATLLLKLYSLDRFSSKLVLIGWAALNLFVESGTHRAPAADSQGIQVSLNEGAHQLRLYHSGPATDQPFSVGALTSAGRYVPCASLLVRLLKAPVDSSHQTLQRSLAPQADWVRLGLFQPRPDYSDGVYYSDSVVPTAGERCLYSAMGNRSAVLVREIVPQLAGNEGLELNADEEIAAWIKEKLTRMTDSSPQPFNLTYVSRYLPTYGIKFAVDGAKNLPWSGLTVAHFCFNPPGAFYFGRPWLKYDRPVFVEELDLDSYQRWPVWLDGFKSFPQRIYNEYLTVIIHLYEVLVNPEPDAPGKEAATRPVPRGIMRKAGERLRYVLGREAWAVLQVFSSGYCNTDVYQLPLYQGAPSQNIVISFSQGTCASVTQGLVDRKAIQLVKGASVVVRIADGRRDEELSLPPKQGINQSYLPKEGIEFYKKEPGGAKVTDLMPQEKAETQQEARLLILDHI